One Vibrio taketomensis DNA window includes the following coding sequences:
- a CDS encoding flagellin has protein sequence MTINVNTNVSAMTAQRYLTKSTDELNTSMERLSSGRKINSAKDDAAGLQISNRLTAQARGLDVAMRNANDGISIAQTAEGAMEESTSILQRIRDLALQSANGTNSLMEREAINEEVVALQDELNRIAETTSFGGRKLLNGQFGDAAFQIGASSGEAMIVGLTSIRADDDRMGGQSFAGTIGKDAEWGIPADKNALTIKFTTKDGEVIDLALNARPGDDIEELATYLNGQSQKINASVDEKGQLQIFVPHRNLEGEVEFGGTLATELGLESGPGIATTVNDIDVTTVGGAQNAVGIVDSAIKYVDSQRADLGAKQNRLSHSINNLANIQENVSASNSRIRDTDFAKETTAMTKAQILQQAGTSILAQAKQLPNSAITLLQ, from the coding sequence ATGACCATTAACGTAAATACTAACGTTTCAGCGATGACAGCTCAGCGTTATCTAACTAAGTCTACAGACGAATTGAATACCTCAATGGAGCGTTTGTCGTCGGGTAGAAAAATCAATAGTGCAAAAGATGATGCTGCTGGCTTACAAATTTCTAACCGTTTGACTGCTCAAGCGCGTGGTCTTGATGTTGCAATGCGTAACGCCAACGATGGTATTTCGATTGCTCAGACTGCGGAAGGTGCGATGGAAGAGTCTACTTCTATTCTGCAACGTATCCGTGATCTAGCACTGCAATCAGCAAACGGCACTAACTCTTTGATGGAACGTGAAGCAATCAACGAAGAAGTGGTCGCTCTTCAAGATGAGCTTAACCGTATCGCGGAAACAACCTCTTTTGGTGGTCGTAAACTATTGAATGGTCAATTTGGTGATGCGGCATTCCAAATTGGTGCGAGCTCAGGTGAAGCGATGATTGTTGGTTTAACAAGCATTCGTGCCGATGATGACCGTATGGGTGGACAAAGCTTTGCCGGTACTATTGGTAAAGATGCGGAGTGGGGTATTCCTGCTGATAAAAACGCGCTTACGATTAAGTTCACCACTAAAGATGGCGAAGTCATTGACCTTGCGCTGAATGCTCGCCCTGGTGATGACATCGAAGAATTGGCGACTTATCTTAACGGCCAGTCACAAAAGATTAACGCATCAGTTGATGAAAAAGGTCAACTTCAAATCTTTGTTCCACATCGTAACTTGGAAGGTGAGGTTGAGTTTGGCGGTACCTTGGCCACAGAGCTTGGTTTAGAGTCTGGCCCGGGTATTGCGACAACCGTGAATGACATCGATGTGACGACGGTAGGTGGCGCACAAAATGCGGTTGGTATTGTCGATTCTGCCATCAAGTATGTTGACTCACAACGCGCGGACTTGGGTGCAAAACAAAACCGTTTAAGTCACAGCATTAATAACTTAGCAAACATTCAAGAAAACGTATCGGCATCAAACAGCCGCATCCGTGACACTGACTTTGCGAAAGAAACGACCGCGATGACAAAAGCACAAATTCTGCAACAAGCTGGTACTTCGATTCTAGCTCAAGCGAAACAGTTGCCTAACTCTGCAATCACGCTATTGCAGTAA
- a CDS encoding flagellar basal body P-ring protein FlgI has product MKKALLLITSLLLLATSAQAARIKDVAQVAGVRSNQLVGYGLVTGLPGTGESTPFTDQSFNAMLQNFGIQLPPGTKPKTKNVAAVIVTAELPAFSKQGQSIDVTVSSIGSAKSLRGGTLMQTMLKGLDGEVYAVAQGNLVVSGFSASGADGSKIVGNNPTAGMISNGAMVEREIPTPFSRGDFITFNLLESDFTTAQRLADAVNNFLGPQMAQAIDATSVKVRAPRDTSQRVAFLSAIENLEFDPAEGSAKIIVNSRTGTIVVGKHVRLKAAAVTHGGMTVAIKENLNVSQPNPFGGGDTVVVPDSDIEVTEQQGKMFKFEPGLTLDDLVRAVNEVGAAPSDLMAILQALKQAGAIEGQLIII; this is encoded by the coding sequence ATGAAAAAAGCTCTACTCCTTATCACCAGTTTATTGCTACTTGCCACGTCCGCTCAGGCCGCCCGCATTAAGGACGTGGCTCAAGTTGCAGGTGTCCGCAGCAACCAATTGGTCGGATATGGCTTAGTTACAGGCTTACCTGGAACCGGTGAATCGACGCCATTTACTGACCAAAGCTTCAATGCCATGTTGCAAAACTTCGGCATTCAATTGCCACCAGGCACTAAGCCAAAAACCAAAAACGTTGCCGCTGTTATTGTTACCGCCGAATTGCCCGCTTTCTCTAAGCAAGGACAAAGCATTGACGTTACCGTCTCTTCAATTGGTTCTGCTAAAAGTTTACGCGGTGGTACTTTGATGCAAACCATGCTGAAAGGTCTCGATGGTGAGGTGTATGCGGTTGCGCAAGGTAACTTGGTGGTCAGTGGTTTCAGTGCCAGTGGTGCCGATGGTTCTAAAATTGTGGGTAACAACCCTACCGCGGGTATGATTTCGAACGGCGCGATGGTAGAACGTGAAATCCCAACGCCATTTAGTCGTGGCGACTTCATCACTTTCAATTTGCTTGAATCAGACTTTACCACCGCTCAACGCCTTGCTGATGCCGTCAACAATTTCCTTGGTCCGCAGATGGCGCAGGCGATTGATGCAACCTCAGTCAAGGTTCGAGCTCCGCGTGATACCAGTCAGCGTGTTGCGTTTTTATCAGCGATTGAAAACCTAGAATTTGATCCGGCAGAAGGTTCTGCGAAAATCATCGTCAACTCACGCACGGGTACCATTGTCGTCGGTAAGCATGTTCGTCTTAAAGCTGCTGCGGTCACGCATGGTGGTATGACTGTTGCAATCAAAGAAAACCTTAATGTCAGTCAGCCAAATCCCTTTGGTGGTGGTGATACGGTTGTCGTGCCAGACTCAGACATTGAAGTGACCGAGCAACAAGGTAAAATGTTTAAATTTGAACCAGGTTTAACTTTAGATGATCTCGTTCGAGCGGTTAACGAAGTGGGTGCGGCGCCGTCAGACTTAATGGCCATCTTGCAAGCGTTGAAGCAAGCGGGTGCCATTGAAGGTCAATTAATCATTATTTAA
- the flgL gene encoding flagellar hook-associated protein FlgL has translation MLNRISSFHHYQAVQNDLRRQENKVHHNQAQLASGKRLVEPSEDPLATHYIQNVGQQTEQLKQYVNSIVLSRNRLEHQEVIVANAEQYIDEAKRTVMEMINGSLAPEDRVAKQREIEELFDNMVSLGNTQDESGNFIFSGTKTKVQPFFRDKEGNVSYAGDNYQRKMRISAGLEMPINDPGNQVFMQIDNPFGDYDPKYQLQEGSELLLERATNLDSQDQSSYRLTFVDMPSGNYGYQLEKDGSVVQADEFNPSQPIQFENLSIQLKGQITKGDVIELEPKQTFTMFDTFKRARDLSEGSVSDASNTAELHQVTQEMHAAFIHFNKARSDLGARLSTLDIQEHQHEDFLVTLAKSKSTFEDLDYAAAVVEFNENTRALQASQLAFGKAKDLTLFNYI, from the coding sequence ATGTTAAACCGAATTTCTAGCTTTCATCACTACCAAGCGGTGCAAAATGATCTGCGTCGTCAAGAAAATAAGGTGCATCATAACCAAGCCCAATTAGCGTCGGGTAAACGCCTTGTTGAGCCGAGTGAAGATCCTTTGGCAACTCATTACATTCAAAACGTTGGTCAGCAAACAGAGCAGCTTAAGCAGTACGTCAATTCAATTGTTCTCTCTCGCAATCGCCTAGAGCATCAGGAAGTGATTGTGGCAAACGCAGAGCAATACATTGATGAAGCCAAGCGTACTGTGATGGAAATGATCAACGGTTCATTGGCTCCTGAGGATCGTGTCGCTAAGCAGCGTGAGATCGAGGAGCTGTTCGATAATATGGTGAGTTTGGGCAATACCCAAGATGAGTCAGGTAATTTTATCTTTTCGGGTACCAAAACCAAGGTACAACCTTTCTTTCGTGATAAAGAAGGGAATGTGAGTTATGCCGGTGATAATTACCAACGGAAAATGCGTATCTCAGCTGGGTTAGAGATGCCAATCAATGATCCTGGCAACCAAGTGTTCATGCAGATCGATAATCCATTTGGTGATTACGATCCTAAGTATCAGCTGCAAGAAGGTTCTGAGTTACTTTTAGAGCGAGCAACCAACTTAGATTCTCAAGACCAGTCGAGCTACCGTCTGACTTTTGTTGATATGCCAAGCGGGAACTACGGCTATCAACTGGAAAAAGACGGCAGTGTAGTACAAGCGGATGAATTCAATCCAAGCCAACCAATTCAGTTTGAAAATTTATCGATTCAGCTGAAAGGTCAGATAACCAAGGGTGATGTGATTGAGTTAGAGCCGAAACAAACGTTCACTATGTTTGATACGTTTAAGCGAGCAAGAGACTTGTCTGAAGGCTCGGTATCGGATGCTTCCAACACGGCGGAATTGCATCAGGTAACCCAAGAGATGCACGCTGCTTTTATTCATTTCAATAAAGCGCGTTCTGATCTCGGCGCTCGTTTGAGCACACTTGATATTCAAGAGCATCAGCACGAAGACTTTTTGGTGACTTTAGCGAAATCGAAAAGCACTTTTGAAGATTTAGATTACGCGGCGGCAGTGGTGGAATTTAACGAGAACACCAGAGCTCTACAAGCGTCGCAACTAGCCTTTGGTAAAGCGAAAGATCTAACACTGTTTAACTACATTTAA
- the flgK gene encoding flagellar hook-associated protein FlgK produces MADLLGLGTQSVLTAQRQLNTTSHNISNVNTEGYSRQSVIQGTNNPIMYGGESYGMGVHVENVRRSWDQFAVNELNLATTQYANRYVNEEDLQSLSGLLSSVASQKIPENMNSWFDAVKSLADNPNDVGSRKVVLEKAWFIAQNLNDLNESIRRQHDVANKKLEMGVERINQLGQELRDVNRMLIRHNGTPNDLMDKHDKLVAELSEYTKVTVTPRSNREGFNIHIGNGHTLVSGAEASTLALIEGTPDVHQRRLAMIEGKGVKAITSNDIDGKLGAMLDMRDNKIPHILDELGKMSIGFADSVNYLQSQGLDLKGNVGQNMFTDVNSQNAIESRVVASTGSKADLDVYIDDINQLKTGQYSLQYDGSNYFVTRPDGQREQASVTDNAINIDGLRIQINQNLASGERVFIRPTRNGAGEIKLMLDDPTKIAGQSYEASTSMAQGSAVFAIEAAGQLREFEVMISPDGRQFAVTDTKGNVLLQPQPYPPQEPVTVLGTTFTLTDGALAGDKFTANLVPSEGDNGNLRKMLFLQTEKYLNNGESTVIDIYHDLNTDMGLKLSTASKKTDIALVEKQTAQERVATVSGVNLDEEAANMMKFQQAYMASSRVMQAANETFDTILALR; encoded by the coding sequence ATGGCCGATCTTTTAGGTTTAGGTACGCAGAGTGTATTAACCGCTCAACGACAACTAAACACGACCAGTCATAACATATCCAACGTCAATACTGAGGGCTATAGCCGTCAATCGGTCATACAGGGTACGAATAACCCAATTATGTACGGTGGCGAAAGCTATGGTATGGGCGTGCACGTGGAAAATGTTCGCCGCTCTTGGGATCAATTTGCAGTCAATGAACTAAATCTTGCCACTACCCAATATGCCAACCGTTACGTCAATGAAGAAGATCTACAAAGCTTAAGTGGTCTGCTTTCATCAGTGGCGTCGCAAAAAATTCCAGAAAATATGAACAGTTGGTTTGATGCGGTCAAATCATTAGCTGACAACCCCAACGATGTCGGCTCACGCAAAGTGGTATTGGAAAAAGCTTGGTTTATCGCGCAAAACCTTAATGATTTAAACGAATCGATTCGTCGTCAGCATGATGTCGCCAATAAAAAATTGGAAATGGGTGTTGAACGCATTAACCAGCTTGGTCAGGAATTGCGTGATGTTAACCGTATGCTAATCCGCCACAATGGCACACCAAACGACTTAATGGACAAGCATGACAAGTTGGTAGCTGAGCTTTCAGAATACACCAAAGTCACCGTTACCCCGCGTTCGAACCGAGAAGGCTTCAATATTCACATTGGCAATGGACATACTTTGGTTTCGGGTGCTGAGGCGAGCACGTTGGCATTAATCGAGGGTACGCCAGATGTTCATCAGCGTCGCCTAGCCATGATTGAGGGGAAAGGGGTCAAAGCCATTACCAGCAATGATATTGATGGCAAGTTAGGGGCGATGCTGGATATGCGTGACAATAAAATTCCTCATATATTGGATGAGCTGGGCAAAATGTCGATCGGTTTTGCTGATTCCGTCAACTACTTGCAATCACAAGGTCTCGATTTAAAAGGCAATGTGGGTCAGAACATGTTTACCGATGTTAACTCCCAGAATGCAATTGAGTCCCGTGTTGTTGCAAGTACAGGTTCAAAGGCTGACCTCGATGTCTACATCGATGATATTAACCAGCTAAAAACGGGTCAGTATTCGTTGCAATACGATGGCAGTAACTATTTTGTTACGCGTCCTGATGGTCAGCGTGAGCAAGCTAGTGTGACAGACAATGCCATTAATATTGATGGTCTACGAATCCAGATTAATCAAAATCTTGCAAGTGGTGAACGAGTTTTTATTCGTCCAACGCGTAATGGTGCGGGTGAAATAAAGCTGATGCTTGATGATCCGACAAAAATTGCCGGCCAAAGCTATGAAGCTTCGACATCAATGGCTCAAGGTTCTGCCGTGTTTGCTATTGAAGCCGCGGGCCAGTTACGTGAATTTGAGGTGATGATTTCTCCTGATGGGCGTCAATTTGCCGTGACTGATACCAAAGGTAATGTGTTGCTTCAGCCACAACCGTACCCACCTCAAGAGCCTGTTACGGTATTAGGTACAACCTTTACTCTTACTGATGGCGCATTGGCAGGCGATAAATTTACGGCAAACCTTGTCCCATCGGAAGGGGATAACGGCAACTTACGTAAGATGTTGTTTTTACAGACAGAGAAATACCTCAATAACGGTGAATCGACCGTTATTGATATCTACCATGACCTAAATACGGACATGGGGCTCAAACTCTCCACCGCGTCGAAGAAAACGGATATTGCGTTAGTCGAAAAACAAACCGCGCAAGAGCGCGTAGCGACAGTTTCTGGCGTCAATCTGGATGAAGAAGCGGCAAATATGATGAAGTTTCAACAAGCTTACATGGCGTCATCGCGCGTGATGCAAGCGGCAAATGAAACCTTCGATACGATTTTGGCACTGAGGTAG
- the flgJ gene encoding flagellar assembly peptidoglycan hydrolase FlgJ yields the protein MINNGNDIGFIHDIAGLDKLRQQAVNGDEGDDKAALTAAAKQFEAIFTTMLFKSMREANTTFESDLMNSQNQQFYRQMLDEQMASELSSSGSLGLADMIVAQLSSGSIENQNAKAGDENFEQLMEKVDRARLARANRVEAEEVLPTQASPSQPSRFDSPESFVTSMKPYAEKAANALGIDSSLLLAQAALETGWGQKMVANSRTSSNNLFNIKADKSWSGERVATQTLEYHQGVPVQEKAAFRAYQDYEQSFNDYVRFLNENPRYTMALRHGGDPEQFIRGIHQAGYATDPQYADKVLRVKAKIDQM from the coding sequence ATGATAAATAACGGCAACGATATAGGCTTTATCCATGACATCGCGGGTCTTGATAAACTACGTCAACAAGCGGTAAATGGTGATGAAGGTGATGACAAAGCGGCACTGACTGCGGCGGCAAAACAGTTTGAAGCGATTTTTACCACCATGCTGTTCAAATCCATGCGCGAAGCAAACACGACCTTTGAGTCCGATTTGATGAATAGCCAGAATCAACAATTTTATCGCCAAATGCTGGATGAGCAGATGGCGAGTGAGTTGAGCTCTTCGGGTTCTTTGGGATTAGCGGATATGATCGTTGCTCAGTTAAGCTCTGGTTCGATTGAAAATCAAAATGCTAAAGCGGGTGATGAGAACTTTGAACAGTTAATGGAAAAAGTGGATCGTGCTCGCCTAGCAAGAGCCAACCGTGTTGAGGCAGAAGAAGTGTTACCTACTCAAGCTTCACCGTCTCAACCAAGCCGTTTTGATAGCCCTGAGTCGTTCGTTACTTCAATGAAACCTTATGCCGAAAAAGCGGCAAATGCGCTTGGCATTGATTCATCATTGTTATTGGCTCAAGCCGCACTTGAAACGGGTTGGGGACAAAAGATGGTTGCTAATAGCCGTACTAGCAGCAACAACTTATTTAATATCAAGGCTGATAAGAGTTGGAGCGGTGAGCGAGTGGCCACTCAGACACTGGAATATCATCAAGGTGTACCAGTGCAAGAGAAAGCCGCGTTTCGAGCTTATCAAGACTATGAGCAAAGTTTTAATGACTATGTTCGTTTTCTCAATGAAAACCCGCGTTATACGATGGCACTGCGTCACGGTGGTGACCCTGAGCAATTTATTCGTGGTATTCATCAAGCGGGTTACGCGACCGATCCTCAATATGCAGACAAAGTATTGCGGGTTAAGGCTAAAATTGACCAAATGTAA